One part of the Tenacibaculum sp. 190130A14a genome encodes these proteins:
- a CDS encoding GEVED domain-containing protein, translating into MKNKFTLLIAFLFVFYSGFSQTNNFWKKEAISLQNKTNLSSIETFSLEIRKLKNTLLQAPKINNYTAKSNLVITFPNEFGELIEYRMFEKSNLHPELANKFPNAKSYIGSSVKENKSIYLSVNQHSISGVIIKANSKPQYIKPVDIQNNLYTISSKTTEEEEKGNFNCGSDSDRHHHNLKTKLESKTTVQRNANDATLRTYRFAIATTAEFSQFYINQANVSNGTVQQKKAAVIAGLNATLTIINAVYERDLSVRFELVANNDALIFLDTNTDGFTHDNSSALVNEAHGVISNTIGNANFDIGHVVDLSNRGGFGGLGVLCNDSRKGTGASTANNPTGNFFYGLFLHEIGHQLGAQHTFNNACNGNRVSSSAFEPGSGSTIMSYSGVCAPNVINDRDTYFHAKSIEQMWSVISNTNCATLTNTGNTPPTANAGNDFTIPKSTPFVLKGTSSDANNAANSLTHTWEQIDAGTEAISPYAITGPAFRSLAPSSSAERYFPAIGGVSSGYVSQWESLPAVSREMNFRLTVRDNHNGGASTASDDVKITVNDNAGPFVVTSPNTDQIIWTPGTNENITWDVAGTTSNGINATTVDILLSIDGGITFNTTLASNVPNDGSHQITVPNTTGSQNRIMVKATNHIFYDMSNKNFFISNGSDTVAPSTPTGLTATNPDNDSHISAKLNWTASTDNVGIAGYIIVQNGEEIFTWNSTSTSDLIMRGLNDGTDYAFQIIAFDAAGNRSAASAVANVKTTGNAPTAPLNVIATNITQTGASLSWDPSTSPGTHIDGYSVFVNGVFTLYTKDVTPDNLTSAVLNTLNPGRTYSITIGAVDGNNIRSRKESIPIEVTTLEDNTPPSTPTNLVASVPQATGENPETSVDLDWTAATDNTRIAGYIIEWEWNNGTDSFTWNSTSAAITMRGLTPATAYTFRVRAFDAAGNTSELSGPATITTAGTLPNDTTPPSNVTNLQVNNITTTTANLTWNAATDNVGVTGYDIFRGTETTAFATSTTNSFQLIDLTPGSTTTYVVKAKDAAGNTSVNNSNTVTVTTLENTDPTYCDMKGNNSNDDNITNVTFAGINKTSSNTTAGYHDYTDNIANVTKGETQSMTVTFVGWQGGDNNEVYVWIDWNKNGLFTDAGEKFEGTGTGSIRTVSITTPNTATTGNTRIRVVLGYNNSDGDNACTNISFGEVEDYTISISNGGGNNDTTPPSNVTGLQAENITQTTADLTWNVATDNIGVTGYDIFRGTETSPFQSTTTNSFQLIGLSSGSTTTYVVKAKDAAGNISVNNSNTVSVTTLTDTTNPTYCAAGHQGTNYIAQVTFGSINNSSTNNSYTNFTNQSTTVQRGQSLSLTVTPGITANNWSSNVVAAWIDWNRDGTFSIAERVLLKSPGVGGQTTTVTVPNDAQLGITRLRVRYRWASNPNPCGTSSNDGNEVEDYNIIVNGGNGNDDTTPPSNVENVTVANITQTTADLSWTLATDNIGVTGYDIFRNAETTAFASSTTASFQLTGLAPGSTTTYVVKAKDAAGNTSIANSNTVTVTTLGNTTPTYCSAGASPTANYIGQVIFGTINNTTTSDASYSDFTSQSTTVQRGQSVSLTVNPGISFWSSNVVAAWIDWNQDGTFSTTERILIKSPGTGGQTTTVTVPNDAQLGTTRLRVRYKWAGDPNPCGTASSDGDEVEDYTVNVTNANSASPGLLTESYTNSSKKKPSVFPNPFNENVVLNINSFKNSAFNLGIYDLAGREIFFKQYNGYQSKIENIGDYIKATGTYIIRITSEKNSQVLKVIKK; encoded by the coding sequence ATGAAAAATAAATTCACATTGCTAATAGCATTCTTATTTGTTTTTTATTCCGGATTTTCACAAACCAACAACTTCTGGAAAAAAGAAGCTATTTCTTTACAAAATAAAACAAACCTTTCTTCCATAGAAACCTTTAGTTTAGAAATAAGAAAATTAAAAAACACATTATTACAAGCTCCTAAGATTAACAACTATACTGCGAAATCGAATCTTGTAATAACCTTTCCAAATGAGTTTGGGGAGTTAATCGAGTATCGCATGTTTGAAAAATCAAATTTGCATCCAGAATTGGCTAACAAATTTCCGAATGCTAAATCTTATATAGGTAGCTCTGTAAAAGAAAATAAATCTATATACTTAAGTGTAAATCAACACAGTATTAGTGGAGTAATTATCAAAGCCAATTCAAAACCTCAATACATTAAACCTGTTGACATACAAAATAACCTTTACACTATAAGTTCTAAAACCACAGAAGAAGAAGAAAAAGGTAACTTTAATTGTGGATCAGATAGTGATCGTCATCATCATAATTTAAAAACTAAGCTAGAATCAAAAACAACAGTACAACGAAATGCAAATGACGCTACGTTAAGAACCTATCGTTTTGCTATAGCTACTACCGCTGAATTTTCACAGTTTTATATCAATCAAGCAAATGTAAGTAACGGTACCGTTCAACAAAAAAAAGCAGCCGTAATTGCTGGATTAAACGCTACGTTAACCATCATAAACGCAGTATATGAAAGAGACTTAAGCGTTCGTTTTGAATTAGTAGCAAATAATGATGCTCTCATATTTTTAGACACTAATACTGATGGTTTTACACATGACAATAGCAGTGCTTTAGTAAATGAAGCTCATGGGGTAATTAGCAACACCATAGGAAATGCGAACTTTGATATTGGTCATGTAGTAGACTTATCTAATCGAGGTGGTTTTGGAGGACTCGGAGTTCTTTGCAACGATTCTAGAAAAGGAACAGGTGCTAGTACTGCTAACAACCCTACTGGTAATTTTTTTTATGGATTATTCCTTCATGAAATAGGTCATCAATTAGGAGCACAACATACATTTAATAATGCTTGTAATGGCAATAGAGTTAGTTCTAGTGCTTTTGAACCTGGTAGTGGTTCAACGATTATGTCATACTCAGGAGTATGCGCACCAAATGTTATTAATGACAGAGATACCTACTTCCATGCTAAAAGTATAGAACAAATGTGGAGCGTAATATCCAACACCAATTGTGCTACTCTTACGAATACAGGCAATACCCCTCCAACAGCAAATGCGGGTAACGACTTTACCATACCAAAATCTACTCCTTTTGTATTAAAAGGAACAAGTAGTGATGCCAACAACGCTGCTAATAGTTTAACACACACTTGGGAACAAATAGATGCAGGAACAGAAGCTATTTCTCCATATGCAATAACAGGACCAGCTTTTCGATCTTTAGCCCCTAGTTCATCAGCAGAACGTTATTTTCCAGCCATAGGAGGTGTTTCTAGTGGATATGTTTCTCAATGGGAAAGTCTTCCTGCTGTATCAAGAGAAATGAACTTTAGATTAACCGTTAGAGACAACCATAATGGTGGTGCAAGTACCGCTTCAGATGACGTAAAAATTACGGTAAACGATAATGCAGGGCCTTTTGTAGTTACTTCTCCTAATACCGATCAAATCATCTGGACACCTGGAACAAACGAAAACATTACTTGGGATGTTGCTGGAACAACTAGTAATGGAATAAATGCAACCACAGTAGATATTTTATTATCTATCGATGGAGGAATCACATTCAATACTACTTTGGCTTCCAATGTTCCTAATGATGGATCACATCAAATTACCGTACCCAATACAACCGGTAGCCAAAATAGAATTATGGTAAAGGCCACCAACCATATTTTCTATGATATGTCTAATAAAAACTTTTTTATCTCTAATGGTTCAGATACTGTAGCACCAAGCACACCAACAGGTTTAACCGCTACGAATCCTGATAATGATTCTCATATTTCAGCCAAGTTAAATTGGACTGCTTCTACAGACAACGTGGGTATAGCTGGATACATTATTGTACAAAATGGAGAAGAAATATTTACTTGGAACAGTACCAGTACTAGTGACCTTATTATGCGTGGTTTAAATGATGGAACTGACTATGCTTTTCAAATAATTGCTTTTGATGCAGCCGGTAATAGATCTGCCGCCAGTGCTGTTGCAAATGTTAAAACTACAGGAAACGCACCAACTGCACCTTTAAACGTTATTGCAACAAACATTACACAAACAGGTGCTTCATTAAGTTGGGACCCTTCCACTAGCCCAGGTACACACATTGATGGATATAGTGTATTTGTAAATGGCGTATTTACCCTTTATACAAAAGATGTTACACCTGATAATCTAACCTCAGCTGTACTTAATACCTTAAATCCTGGTAGAACCTATAGTATTACAATTGGAGCAGTAGATGGTAACAATATAAGGTCTCGAAAAGAATCTATTCCCATTGAAGTAACAACACTAGAAGACAACACACCTCCTTCTACTCCAACTAATTTAGTAGCGAGTGTTCCACAAGCAACTGGTGAAAACCCAGAAACTTCCGTAGATTTAGATTGGACTGCTGCTACCGACAATACCCGTATTGCAGGATATATTATTGAATGGGAATGGAACAACGGGACAGATTCATTTACTTGGAACAGTACAAGTGCAGCCATCACCATGCGAGGTTTAACCCCTGCAACTGCCTATACGTTTAGAGTAAGAGCTTTTGATGCTGCTGGGAATACTTCTGAACTTAGTGGACCTGCAACAATAACAACGGCAGGTACTCTTCCAAATGACACAACACCTCCATCTAATGTAACAAACTTACAAGTTAACAATATAACAACCACCACAGCTAACTTAACTTGGAATGCAGCTACAGATAATGTAGGGGTTACTGGGTATGATATTTTTAGAGGTACAGAAACTACTGCATTTGCAACTTCAACTACCAACAGTTTTCAACTTATAGACTTAACTCCTGGAAGTACTACCACCTATGTTGTAAAAGCAAAAGATGCAGCTGGTAATACATCTGTAAACAATAGTAATACAGTTACTGTAACTACTTTAGAAAATACAGACCCTACATATTGCGATATGAAAGGCAATAACAGTAATGATGATAACATTACAAATGTAACTTTTGCAGGAATCAATAAAACATCTTCTAATACTACTGCTGGTTATCATGATTATACAGATAATATTGCCAATGTTACTAAAGGAGAAACTCAAAGTATGACTGTCACATTTGTTGGGTGGCAAGGTGGAGACAATAACGAAGTATATGTATGGATTGATTGGAATAAAAATGGACTTTTTACAGATGCGGGTGAAAAATTTGAAGGAACTGGAACGGGTAGCATTCGTACCGTATCTATAACCACTCCGAATACCGCAACGACAGGAAATACAAGAATACGTGTTGTATTAGGCTATAATAATAGCGATGGAGACAACGCTTGTACGAATATTAGTTTTGGTGAAGTAGAAGATTATACTATTTCAATTAGCAATGGTGGTGGTAACAACGATACGACTCCTCCTTCAAATGTAACTGGATTGCAAGCAGAAAATATAACACAAACAACAGCTGACTTGACTTGGAATGTAGCAACAGATAATATAGGCGTTACTGGATATGACATTTTTAGAGGTACAGAAACTTCCCCTTTCCAATCAACTACCACGAATAGTTTTCAACTAATAGGATTAAGTTCTGGGAGTACTACAACCTATGTTGTAAAAGCAAAAGATGCCGCTGGTAATATATCAGTTAACAATAGTAATACGGTTTCAGTTACCACACTTACTGATACAACCAATCCGACCTATTGTGCGGCGGGTCATCAAGGAACCAATTATATAGCGCAAGTTACTTTTGGAAGTATCAATAATTCAAGTACAAACAATAGTTATACTAACTTTACTAATCAAAGTACTACAGTTCAAAGAGGTCAGTCTTTATCTCTTACGGTTACCCCTGGAATTACAGCAAACAACTGGTCTAGCAATGTCGTTGCTGCTTGGATAGATTGGAACAGAGATGGTACGTTTTCTATTGCTGAAAGAGTATTATTAAAATCTCCAGGAGTTGGTGGTCAAACCACTACTGTAACAGTACCGAATGATGCCCAATTAGGAATTACTAGATTAAGAGTACGTTATAGATGGGCTAGTAACCCTAACCCTTGTGGTACCTCATCTAATGATGGAAATGAAGTAGAAGATTATAACATTATAGTTAATGGGGGCAATGGAAATGATGATACAACTCCTCCTTCTAACGTAGAAAATGTTACTGTTGCAAATATTACACAAACAACAGCCGATTTAAGTTGGACTCTAGCAACTGATAATATAGGGGTTACTGGATATGATATTTTTAGAAATGCAGAAACTACTGCTTTTGCAAGTTCAACTACCGCTAGTTTTCAATTAACTGGATTGGCCCCAGGAAGTACTACAACCTATGTTGTAAAAGCAAAAGATGCCGCGGGTAATACATCAATTGCCAATAGCAATACTGTAACCGTAACCACACTTGGAAATACTACTCCAACCTACTGTTCAGCAGGTGCAAGTCCTACTGCGAATTATATAGGTCAAGTTATATTTGGTACTATAAACAATACCACGACTAGTGACGCAAGTTATTCCGATTTCACCTCTCAAAGCACTACAGTACAAAGAGGACAATCAGTATCTCTCACCGTAAATCCTGGAATTTCATTTTGGAGTAGTAATGTAGTAGCCGCATGGATTGATTGGAATCAAGACGGAACTTTCTCTACTACAGAAAGGATATTAATAAAATCACCAGGAACTGGAGGGCAAACAACTACCGTAACAGTGCCTAATGATGCTCAATTAGGAACTACTAGATTAAGAGTTCGTTATAAATGGGCTGGTGATCCTAACCCATGTGGAACCGCATCTAGCGATGGTGACGAAGTAGAAGATTACACGGTTAATGTAACTAATGCTAACAGTGCTAGTCCAGGGTTATTAACTGAAAGTTATACTAATAGTAGTAAGAAAAAGCCTAGTGTTTTTCCAAACCCATTTAATGAAAATGTTGTTTTAAATATCAACTCTTTTAAAAATTCAGCATTTAACTTAGGAATATACGATTTAGCTGGAAGAGAAATTTTCTTTAAACAATATAACGGTTATCAATCTAAAATTGAAAATATTGGTGATTATATCAAGGCTACAGGAACCTATATTATTAGAATAACATCTGAAAAAAATTCACAAGTTTTAAAAGTGATTAAAAAGTAA
- a CDS encoding DUF6952 family protein, translating into MKLPVIKHLTSFIEENDQDYVLETIETLEALTEVPSLKDEELDVIGELISNMYGAIEVAKMMKEGTPKKEALNNFMQRVLGSIDK; encoded by the coding sequence ATGAAATTACCAGTAATTAAGCACTTGACTTCTTTTATAGAAGAGAACGATCAAGATTATGTATTAGAAACCATCGAAACCTTAGAAGCTTTAACAGAGGTTCCATCTTTAAAAGATGAAGAGCTGGATGTTATTGGAGAGTTAATTTCTAATATGTACGGAGCAATTGAAGTTGCTAAGATGATGAAAGAAGGAACTCCTAAAAAAGAAGCGTTGAATAACTTTATGCAACGTGTTTTAGGTTCTATTGATAAATAG
- a CDS encoding thioredoxin family protein, producing MVQELNQDNLAQIVSDNKTVVVQYSATWCGNCRIMKPKFKKLATENENTVFIIADAEKFPGSRELATVDNLPTFATFVDGKFVNQVQTNKFDVLKELVNEVV from the coding sequence ATGGTACAAGAATTAAATCAAGACAATTTAGCACAAATTGTTTCCGATAATAAAACTGTAGTGGTGCAATATTCTGCTACTTGGTGTGGTAATTGTAGAATTATGAAGCCAAAATTTAAGAAGTTAGCTACGGAAAATGAGAACACTGTATTTATTATAGCAGATGCCGAAAAGTTTCCAGGAAGTAGAGAATTGGCAACAGTAGATAATTTACCAACATTTGCCACGTTTGTAGACGGAAAATTTGTAAATCAAGTACAAACAAACAAGTTTGATGTATTAAAAGAATTGGTAAACGAAGTAGTATAA
- a CDS encoding peroxiredoxin, with protein MATLVGKKFPNLSVDAMNEMGDTFKLNVLEEAVNNKKKVVLFWYPKDFTFVCPTELHAFQAALPEFEKRNTVVIGASCDTAEVHFAWLNTSKDNGGIEGVTYPLIADSNRNLSSILGILDITNETYDEATGTVQVEGDNVTYRATYIIDEEGTVVHEGVNHMPIGRNVNEYLRLIDAYTHVQEKGEVCPANWEEGKQAMQPNAKATAEYLAVN; from the coding sequence ATGGCTACATTAGTTGGTAAGAAATTTCCAAATTTAAGCGTTGACGCAATGAACGAAATGGGTGATACGTTTAAGTTAAATGTTTTAGAAGAAGCAGTAAACAACAAAAAGAAAGTAGTATTATTTTGGTATCCAAAAGATTTTACTTTTGTATGTCCTACAGAATTACACGCTTTTCAAGCTGCTTTACCAGAGTTTGAAAAAAGAAATACTGTTGTAATCGGTGCTTCTTGTGATACTGCTGAGGTTCACTTTGCATGGTTAAATACTTCTAAAGATAACGGAGGAATCGAAGGAGTAACGTATCCATTAATCGCAGATAGCAACCGTAACTTATCTTCAATCTTAGGTATTTTAGATATCACTAACGAAACGTATGATGAGGCTACTGGAACTGTACAAGTTGAGGGAGATAATGTAACTTATAGAGCTACATATATCATCGACGAAGAAGGAACAGTTGTACACGAAGGTGTTAACCATATGCCAATTGGTCGTAACGTAAATGAGTACTTACGTTTAATCGATGCGTATACACACGTACAAGAAAAAGGTGAAGTTTGTCCTGCTAACTGGGAAGAAGGAAAGCAAGCAATGCAACCTAACGCTAAAGCTACTGCTGAGTACTTAGCTGTAAACTAA
- the katG gene encoding catalase/peroxidase HPI — MTDGKSHNSNGLEKCPFHSAQKKPAGGGTTNRDWWPNELKLNILRQNASKNDPMGNSFNYKEAFNSLDYASLKEDLINLMTDSQDWWPADYGHYGGLMIRMAWHSAGTYRVGDGRGGAGSGTHRFAPLNSWPDNGNLDKARLLLWPIKKKYGNKISWADLMILAGNCALESMGFKTFGFAGGREDVWEPEQDIYWGSENQWLGNDNRYDTSDGELEGHLGAVHMGLIYVNPEGPNGEPDPLKSAHDIKITFGRMAMNDEETVALVAGGHTFGKAHGAADPDKYVGVEPHGASIEEMSTGWKNSFGTGVLDDAITSGLEGAWTPNPIQWDHDYFDVLLNYDWELTKSPAGAHQWTPTAASNARMAPKAGDANEKQALMMSTADMALKMDPTYREISERFHKDHAAFEDAFARAWFKLTHRDMGPIDRYLGPEVPSEELIWQDPVPKVNYTLSESDIDSLKKMILASGLSVGELVKTAWASASTFRGSDKRGGANGARIRLEPQRSWEANNPEELNKVLNVLEGIQKEFSGTVSMADLIVLAGNTGVEEAAKKAGHDVSVPFTQGRGDATQAQTDLESFSHMEPLADGFRNYQNAKLNVAAEDLLVDKANLLTLSIPEMTALVGGMRVLGTNYNGSKHGVFTDNVGHLTNDFFSNVLDFSLTWKAANSEDKEFIGRNRATGAMKFSGTRADLIFGSNTELRAVCEVYGADDGEQRFVNDFVAAWTKVMNLDRFDLA, encoded by the coding sequence ATGACAGATGGTAAATCACACAACTCTAATGGTTTAGAAAAATGCCCTTTTCATAGTGCGCAAAAAAAACCTGCAGGAGGAGGAACTACCAACAGAGATTGGTGGCCCAATGAATTGAAGTTAAACATACTTCGTCAAAACGCTTCAAAAAACGACCCAATGGGAAACAGTTTTAACTATAAAGAAGCCTTTAATAGTTTAGACTATGCTTCCCTAAAAGAAGACCTTATTAATTTAATGACCGATTCTCAAGATTGGTGGCCAGCCGACTATGGACATTATGGTGGATTAATGATTCGTATGGCTTGGCACAGTGCAGGAACCTATCGTGTAGGTGACGGTCGTGGAGGTGCTGGATCTGGAACGCATCGTTTTGCGCCATTAAATAGTTGGCCAGATAATGGAAACTTAGACAAAGCACGCCTATTATTATGGCCAATTAAAAAGAAATACGGTAATAAAATTTCTTGGGCTGATTTAATGATATTAGCAGGAAACTGTGCTTTAGAATCTATGGGCTTTAAAACCTTTGGTTTTGCTGGTGGACGTGAAGATGTTTGGGAACCTGAACAAGATATTTACTGGGGTAGTGAAAACCAATGGTTAGGAAATGATAATCGATATGATACAAGTGATGGTGAATTAGAAGGACATTTAGGTGCAGTACATATGGGATTAATTTATGTAAATCCTGAAGGACCTAATGGTGAACCTGACCCATTAAAATCGGCACATGATATTAAAATTACCTTCGGAAGAATGGCAATGAACGATGAAGAAACCGTTGCTTTAGTAGCAGGTGGACATACTTTCGGAAAAGCACACGGTGCTGCTGATCCAGACAAGTATGTGGGTGTTGAACCTCATGGTGCTTCGATCGAAGAAATGAGTACTGGTTGGAAAAATTCTTTCGGAACAGGTGTTTTAGATGATGCTATTACTAGTGGTTTAGAAGGTGCTTGGACTCCAAACCCAATTCAATGGGACCATGATTATTTTGATGTATTATTAAATTATGATTGGGAACTCACCAAGAGTCCTGCTGGTGCACATCAATGGACACCTACGGCTGCTTCTAATGCAAGAATGGCTCCAAAAGCAGGAGATGCCAACGAAAAACAAGCTTTAATGATGTCTACAGCTGATATGGCTTTAAAGATGGATCCTACCTACAGAGAAATTTCAGAGCGTTTCCATAAAGACCATGCTGCTTTTGAGGATGCTTTTGCGAGAGCTTGGTTTAAACTAACTCATAGAGACATGGGACCTATTGATCGTTATTTAGGCCCAGAAGTACCTTCTGAAGAACTAATTTGGCAAGATCCAGTGCCAAAAGTAAACTATACCTTAAGTGAAAGTGATATCGATTCTTTAAAGAAAATGATATTGGCTTCTGGATTATCTGTTGGAGAATTGGTAAAAACTGCTTGGGCATCAGCCTCTACATTTAGAGGATCTGATAAACGTGGTGGTGCCAATGGAGCGAGAATTCGTTTAGAGCCACAACGCAGTTGGGAAGCCAATAATCCTGAAGAGTTAAACAAGGTTTTAAATGTTTTAGAAGGAATTCAAAAAGAATTTAGCGGTACTGTTTCTATGGCTGATTTAATTGTATTAGCAGGAAATACTGGAGTTGAAGAAGCTGCTAAAAAAGCAGGTCATGATGTAAGCGTTCCTTTTACTCAAGGTCGTGGTGATGCTACACAAGCGCAAACAGATTTAGAATCATTTAGTCATATGGAACCTTTGGCTGATGGGTTTAGAAACTATCAAAATGCCAAATTGAATGTTGCTGCGGAAGATTTACTTGTAGACAAGGCTAACTTATTAACTCTTTCTATTCCTGAAATGACCGCTTTGGTTGGAGGAATGCGAGTTTTAGGTACAAATTACAACGGATCTAAACACGGAGTATTCACTGATAATGTAGGGCATTTGACCAATGATTTCTTTAGCAACGTTTTAGACTTTTCTTTAACTTGGAAAGCTGCTAATAGTGAAGATAAAGAATTTATAGGAAGAAATAGAGCTACAGGAGCTATGAAATTTAGCGGTACAAGAGCAGACTTGATTTTTGGTTCCAACACCGAACTAAGAGCTGTTTGTGAAGTATATGGTGCAGATGACGGAGAACAACGTTTTGTAAACGACTTTGTTGCCGCTTGGACGAAAGTGATGAACTTAGATCGATTTGATTTAGCTTAA
- a CDS encoding sigma-54 dependent transcriptional regulator — translation MSKILIIEDEAAIRRVLKKIISEENDAYEVEEAEDGLAGIEMIKDKDYDLVLCDIKMPKMDGVEVLEKAKKLKPEVPMVMISGHGDLDTAVNTMRLGAFDYISKPPDLNRLLNTVRNALDRKELVVENKRLKKKVSKNYEMIGESDAITHIKEIIEKVAATDARVLITGPNGTGKELVAHWLHEKSDRSKSSMIEVNCAAIPSELIESELFGHVKGSFTGANKDRAGKFEAANKGTIFLDEIGDMSLSAQAKVLRALQENRIQRVGSDKDIKVDVRVVAATNKDLKKEIAEGRFREDLYHRLAVILIKVPALNDRREDIPLLVDFFADKISKEQGTPKKNFSDDAIKLLQEYDWTGNIRELRNVVERLIILGEKEVSGNDVQLFASK, via the coding sequence ATGTCAAAAATATTAATCATTGAAGACGAAGCGGCAATCCGTAGAGTTTTAAAAAAAATTATTTCAGAAGAAAATGATGCCTATGAAGTAGAAGAAGCTGAAGATGGATTGGCAGGAATTGAAATGATTAAAGATAAAGATTACGATTTAGTATTGTGTGATATTAAGATGCCAAAAATGGATGGTGTTGAGGTATTGGAGAAAGCTAAAAAACTAAAACCAGAAGTACCTATGGTGATGATTTCTGGCCATGGTGATTTAGATACTGCTGTTAATACAATGCGTTTAGGTGCCTTTGATTATATATCAAAACCACCAGATTTAAATCGTTTGTTAAATACTGTACGTAATGCTTTAGATAGAAAAGAGCTGGTAGTTGAAAACAAACGGTTGAAGAAAAAAGTAAGCAAGAACTATGAAATGATCGGTGAGAGTGATGCCATTACTCATATTAAAGAAATCATAGAAAAAGTTGCTGCTACAGATGCACGTGTATTAATTACTGGACCAAATGGAACTGGTAAAGAGTTAGTAGCGCATTGGTTACACGAAAAATCAGATCGTTCTAAATCTTCAATGATAGAAGTAAATTGTGCGGCAATTCCTTCTGAATTAATTGAAAGTGAATTATTTGGACACGTAAAAGGTAGTTTTACAGGAGCCAATAAAGATAGAGCAGGGAAGTTTGAAGCAGCTAACAAGGGAACCATTTTCTTAGATGAAATTGGAGACATGAGTTTGTCAGCACAGGCAAAAGTATTACGTGCCTTACAAGAAAATAGAATTCAACGTGTAGGTTCTGATAAAGATATCAAAGTAGATGTTCGTGTAGTGGCGGCTACGAATAAAGATTTAAAAAAGGAAATTGCAGAAGGACGTTTTAGAGAAGATTTATACCACCGTTTGGCAGTAATTTTAATCAAAGTACCTGCATTAAATGATCGACGTGAAGATATTCCGTTGTTGGTAGATTTCTTTGCAGATAAGATTTCAAAAGAGCAAGGTACTCCAAAGAAAAATTTCTCTGATGATGCTATTAAGTTGTTGCAAGAATATGATTGGACAGGGAATATTCGTGAATTGAGAAACGTAGTAGAACGTTTAATTATTCTCGGAGAAAAAGAAGTATCAGGAAATGATGTACAGTTGTTTGCTAGTAAATAA